Part of the Candidatus Saccharibacteria bacterium genome, ATGAGCTGATTTGGTTGGATGCAAGATCATAGTCATAAAAGAAACCACCGTGCCCCATAAGCTGTTTAATAGAAGTAGCTCTGGCTTTGGCTTGTTGTCTGTATTTGTGGGCCTTATCGGCGTTATCAGTAAGCTCATAAAACCACTGTAAATCGAGTTCATAGCGGTGCAGTAAGCAATTTAGATCAATTGGCACGTAGGACAGAGCATGATTATTGAATCGCGACGTCATATCCCAGCCCGATTCGTGCTCCGCTGTCTGGTCGATTAAGTGGTGGTCGGCGTAGCGGCTTAATCCTTGATGGACAAGGTGATCCACAACATGATCAGCTGGATCAATGTTCATCCAATAGCCTGTTAATTCAGCCTCTGCAGTTGCCATAACTTTTTTTAGCCAAACGGTGTCGCCAGTTTTAGCATAGACCACTCGAGCCATGCTGGTGAGCAGCGGCGGTTGCGATATGCCGGTGTCGTAGGTTCTATTCCTCATTGGAATTAAGCCGAATCTGTCGAATAAAAACACTAAATTATCAACCATGCCACGGGCCAGGTCGATATTTTGGTCGTCATCAACTAAGCCTAAAATTATAAAAAAACTGTCCCAGTAGAACTGATCACAATGAAACTGGCCGCCGCTTGGAGACACGAATGGATTCGGTAGTTGAATGTAGCTACCAGAGTCTTCTGTGGTGCAGGTCATTAAGTGACCCCAATAATTTTTAATATAGCTCCGTGCGGATTCTATTTGTTTTTGTTCCATAGTAAACAGGTTAGCGTGCTTGGTGTATGGGTTGCAAACTGATAAACTAAAGCAAGATAGAAAAATATAAATGTTGAGGGCGTTAAAGTGCAAAAAGTGCTTGCGGTGGCTAACCAAAAGGGTGGGGTTGGCAAGACAACGACTACTATTAATTTGGGTAGCGCACTAGCTCGTGCAGGCTATAAAGTGCTGTTGGTCGATCTTGACCCACAAGCTAATACAACCAGTGGACTCGGAGTTGCCCGACCAGAAACCTCAATATATGATCTTCTGTTTGACGACAGCAAAACGGCCCAAACCGTTGTTGATGCGGGTGAAGTTTCATTAATTCCATCACATCCTAATCTGGCTGCCGCAGAAGTAGAGCTGGTTAGCGAGCTTAATAGGGAACGACGGTTGCAGAATATTCTACAAACCACAGCGTTCGACTATGTATTGATAGACTGTCCGCCGTCTTTAGGGATATTAACAATCAATGCGCTTACCGCCGCAGATGGAGTGTTGATTCCTGTCCAGGCTGAATATTACGCGCTTGAGGGGTTGAGTCAGTTAGTTGATTCTATTCAACGAGTTCGTGTTGCGCTAAATCCACGCCTGACTATATCTGGTGTCGTGCTGACTATGGTTGATGAGAGGACCAGCTTATCAAAAGAGGTGCTAGAGCAGGTTAAACGACACTTTGGCGAACTTGTATTTAGTGAATTTGTGCCACGGAATGTCCGCTTAGCTGAAGCACCAAGCCACGGGGTTAGTGTGTTTGAGCATGACAAATGGAGCAAGGGCGCTCGCGCGTACAAAACGATAGCGAATGAATTAGTGAAACGAATTGGGTAGGGTAGAAAGAACATTATGGCAAAAACAAAAGGACTAGGCAGGGGACTGGAGAGTTTAATACCCACAGAAGTTATACAGGAGCAAATACAAGCTTCGCGAAATACCGGAGTACAAGAAATTGATCTCGCTCATATTGTTCCAAACCCTCATCAGCCACGAACGAATTTTAAACCAGAGGCCATTGATGAACTTGCTCAGTCTTTAGAGCAACACGGATTGGTCCAACCGGTAGTTGTTATAAAAAATAACAATGAGTTTCAGCTTATTGCTGGTGAGCGGCGTGTGCGTGCAGCAAAGCAGCTCAAATGGAAAACAATCCCAGCGTTAGTCCGCACTGCAGATGAGCAACAGCAACTAGAGCTAGCCTTAGTCGAAAATATTCACCGGGACGATTTAAATCCTTTGGAGATTGCTGCTAGCTACATTAAGCTTGTTGAGCTATTTGGGCTGGAAGTTGTAGAGGTTGCCGAAAAAGCAGGTAAGGCGGAGAGTACTGTTCGGAATATTATTCGTTTGCTTAATCTACCCCAAGAAGCAAAGGACGCACTAACGGATAAGGTTATTACTGAAGGGCATGCTCGGCAGATCCTCGCCTTAAAAGACCCGAAAAAACAGCAAGAGCTGCTAAGTCTTATCAAAAAACACGACTGGTCCGTGCGGCAGACGGAAATGTTTACTAAACGGTTTAAAACCAAGGGGAGCACTAAAGAAGTTGCGGCAAAACGAACGCTATCAGAAACACCGCAAACGAAGAAACTCAGCCAGGTTTATAACCGCACGGTGCGTATTCAGCGTACTGCCAAAGGTGGCCGGCTTATGTTTGAATTTAAAAACGAATCAGATTTAAAAAAGTTAACAAAACGCTTAGCCGA contains:
- a CDS encoding ParA family protein; translation: MQKVLAVANQKGGVGKTTTTINLGSALARAGYKVLLVDLDPQANTTSGLGVARPETSIYDLLFDDSKTAQTVVDAGEVSLIPSHPNLAAAEVELVSELNRERRLQNILQTTAFDYVLIDCPPSLGILTINALTAADGVLIPVQAEYYALEGLSQLVDSIQRVRVALNPRLTISGVVLTMVDERTSLSKEVLEQVKRHFGELVFSEFVPRNVRLAEAPSHGVSVFEHDKWSKGARAYKTIANELVKRIG
- a CDS encoding ParB/RepB/Spo0J family partition protein → MAKTKGLGRGLESLIPTEVIQEQIQASRNTGVQEIDLAHIVPNPHQPRTNFKPEAIDELAQSLEQHGLVQPVVVIKNNNEFQLIAGERRVRAAKQLKWKTIPALVRTADEQQQLELALVENIHRDDLNPLEIAASYIKLVELFGLEVVEVAEKAGKAESTVRNIIRLLNLPQEAKDALTDKVITEGHARQILALKDPKKQQELLSLIKKHDWSVRQTEMFTKRFKTKGSTKEVAAKRTLSETPQTKKLSQVYNRTVRIQRTAKGGRLMFEFKNESDLKKLTKRLAELE